The Salegentibacter sp. Hel_I_6 region GAAGTGATAAAAACCAAATTTGGTAAGGTTGCTACATTAAAATTCAGGCCTTATGTAATGGCGGGAAGGGTTTTTAAGGAGCAGGAAAGTCTAACCTTTTGGGTGAGTGATGATGCAAATAAGGTGCCTTTAAAAATTGAGGCAAATCTTGCGGTTGGATCACTTGACGCCGATTTAGATGCTTACAAAGGTTTAAAACATCCTTTTAAAATTGTTATGGATTAATTCATGGAAATAAAGCCGGAAATTGCAGAACGTATTTTTGCACTGGAAGAAAAGTTTAAAAACTCAGGGCAGGATTTGGCGTCTTATTTAGACGGACTTTTGCACGATAGATACCTCACGTATTGGGATTATTTGAGTATTGATACCTTGTTGAGTCTGCAAAAAACCTTAACACATTTTCCAGACGAAAAGATTTTTATTTCTTACCATCAAATAACCGAGATTTATTTTAAGCTCATTATTCATGAGCAAAAACAAATTATTGAAGCCGAATCTCCAGATGTCGATTTCCTGCTTGAAAAATACAATCGATTAAACCGCTATTTTAGAATCCTCATAGATTCGTTTGATGTGATGATTAAGGGGATGGAGCGGGATCAATTTCTTAAATTCCGAATGTCTTTATTACCGGCCAGTGGATTTCAATCGGCACAATTCCGAATGATTGAAATTTACGCAACACCTTTAGAGAATTTGGTTTCTTATAAAATACGGGATCAATTTTCAGAAAAAAATAAGCTGGAAGATTTGTACGAAAATATTTACTGGAAGAAAGGTGGAATAGATCTTAAAACAGGCGAGAAAACCTTAACTCTTAGGCAATTTGAAAAGCGATATACCCCACGTTTTCTAAGGATAGCTTCAGAATATAAAGGTAAAACCCTATTTCATAAATACAGGGAACTTCCAGATTCAATTAAAAATAACAAGTTTTTGAAAGAAGCATTGCGTAATTTTGACGCCAATGTAAATATAAATTGGCCACTTATGCATATGGGTGCGGCTTATAGATATTTAAATAAGGATAAAGAGAGTATTGCTGCAACAGGAGGTACAAATTGGAAAGAGTTTTTGCCGCCAGGATTTCAGAAAAATAGTTTTTTTCCTTATTTATGGAGTGAAGAGGAATTAGAGAATTGGGGACAGGAATGGGTAAACCATAAGTTTAACACAGAGAAAAAAATTGCTAAAAATTGAGAAAATTTAGTTTCCTACTAGTAATGTTATTGGCTTTTACAGCCTGTGAAGATGATGCGAAAGAAACCGCTCTTAATGAAGATAAGGTAGAAAAAAAAGCGCCTAAACCTGTAAAAAAAGAGTTCGGTTTTATTCTTGACGAATATGAAGTTGTAGATGGTACGGTAGAATCTGGAGATAGTTTTGGCTATATCCTGGACCAGCACGGTGTAGATAGAGGCAAAATTTATCAGATCTCAGAAAAAGTAAAAGATACCTTTAATCCTGCCAGAATAACTGCCGGGAAGAAATATAAAATTCTAAAAGCCAAAGATTCAGCCAATACTCCACAATTTTTTATCTATCAAAACGATAAAATTAATTATACTGTTCTGGGAATTGGAGATAGTATTAGTGTAGACCGAAAAAGAAAACCGGTAAGTATAAAAAGGAGAGAGGTTTCTGGGGTAGTTAGTTCTTCCTTATCAGAAGCTATGCTCGCGCAGGGTCTTAGTAATCTTTTGGTTTACGAACTTTCTGATATTTACCAATGGAGTATAGACTTTTTTAAACTTCAAAAGGGAGATCAGTTTAAAATGATCTACTCTGAAAAATATATAGATGATACCATTTTTGCCGGAATTGAAAATGTAGAAGCTGCTGTCTTTAAACACGGGGATCGGCCTTATTACGCTTTTGAATATTTAACTGATTCCTTAACCGGACAACCCAGTTTTTACGATGAGGAAGCTAAAGCATTACAAAGCTTTTTTCTGAAAGCTCCGCTAAATTATAGCAGAATTTCTTCAAGATATACCAAACGAAGGTTCCATCCTGTACAAAAGCGTTGGAAAGCCCACCTGGGTACAGATTATGCTGCATCCCACGGTACTCCAATTGTGAGCACGGCAGACGGGACAGTGATCGCATCAACTTATACTTCAGCCAATGGGAACTATGTGAAGGTAAGGCACAACGATAAATACACTACCCAATATTTACATATGAGTAAAAGAAATGTGAGAAACGGGCAAAGGGTAAAGCAGGGCGATGTGATTGGCTATGTAGGCAGTACAGGATTGGCAACTGGGCCTCACGTTTGTTATCGTTTCTGGGTTCACGGGAAACAGGTAGATCCTTATCGCCAAAATTTACCAACAGCAAAACATATTGAACCAGAACATAAGGAGAAATATTTTGCAGCTATAGAAGATCTAAAAGTTTCGCTGGATAAAATTCCTTATAAGGAGTTTTAAAGAAATCATCTATTGTTTGGTTAAATATTTTTAGCTATCCCGAATTCATACGGGAAGATTTTAAAATTCCAGATAATTAATTAAAGTAGTGCATTCAAATCTTGAATTATCAGGAAAATAAAGAATTTTAAGTTTAGGCCAAAGCCAGAAAAAGATATAATTTAATGAAGAATATAAATCCAACTCATACGACAGCCTGGAAAAAATTAGAAAAGCATTTTAATGAAATCCAAGAGCAGCAATTAAAAGAGCAATTTAAAAAAGATCCTGAAAGAGCTTCAAAATTCACTATTGCCTGGGAGGATTTTTATCTGGATTACAGCAAAAACCGTATTACTACTGAAACTCGAGATCTGCTTTTAGAGTTAGCTCAGGAATGTGATCTCCAATCGGCTATTACTGCCTATTTTAAAGGTGACGCAATTAATAAAACTGAAAATCGTGCTGTACTTCACACTGCGTTAAGAGCACCAGCTGATGCTAAAATAAATTATGAAGGTGAGAATGTAGTACCGGAAGTACAGGAGGTAAAAGAAAAAATTAGAAAATTTTCGGAAAAGATAATAAGTGGTGAGAAGAAGGGATATACCGGCAAGGCCTTTACCGATGTGGTGAATATTGGAATTGGAGGCTCAGACCTTGGTCCTGTGATGGTGACAGAATCACTGCAGTATTATCAAAACCATTTAAAAGTTCATTACGTTTCTAATGTAGATGGTGATCACGTTAATGAAACTATAAAAACATTGAATCCGGAAACAACTTTATTTCTGGTTGTTTCAAAAACCTTCACCACGCAAGAAACCCTTTCTAATGCAACAACATTAAGAAATTGGTTTAGAAAAACAGCACCACGAGAAGCCGTTGCAGAACATTTTGCGGCAGTTTCCAGCAACTTAAAGAATGTTGAAGAATTTGGTATAGCCATAGAAAATGTATTTCCAATGTGGGATTGGGTTGGTGGCCGTTTTTCTCTTTGGAGTGCAGTTGGTCTTTCAGTAAGTCTCGCGGTTGGTTATAACAATTTTGAAGCTTTGTTGACCGGAGCCCAAAAAATGGACGAACACTTTAAAACTTCAGATTTTAAAGAAAATATTCCAGTACAACTCGCCTTGTTAAGTATTTGGTACAATAATTTTTATAAAGCCGAAAGTGAAGCGGTAATTCCTTATACGCAATATTTGCATAGGCTTCCCGCTTATTTGCAACAGGCGATTATGGAGAGTAATGGTAAAAGCGTAGATAGAAACGGGGAGAAAGTAAACTACCAAACCGGAACCCTTATTTGGGGAGAGCCGGGAACCAATTCTCAGCACGCGTTCTTTCAGCTAATTCACCAGGGAACAAAATTAATTCCTGCCGATTTTATTGGTTTTAAAAAATCACTACACCAGGACGAAGATCATCATAATAAATTGATGGCTAATTTCTTTGCGCAAACCGAAGCCTTACTTCAGGGTAAATCTAAAGCTGAAGTTCAGCAGGAACTTGAAGCTCAGGGATTATCTAAAGAAGCGGTTGAAAAATTACTTCCTTTTAAGATATTTGAAGGAAATAAACCTACAAATACTTTACTCATAGACAAACTGAGCCCGGAAAGTTTAGGTAAAGTTATAGCCATGTATGAGCATAAAATTTTTGTACAGGGTGTTATCTGGAATATCTTTAGTTATGACCAGTGGGGCGTAGAATTAGGAAAGCAGCTTGCGAGTAAAATTCTTAATGAAATCGAAAATAAAGCGGTGGATAATCACGATTCTTCTACTAAAAACTTGTTAAAATTCTTTTTAAAATAATAATAAGCCTTTTGTTAACAACCTATGAAAATCAATAGTACTCATAGAATCAGATAATTGAAAATTTGTTTTAGTTTTGCGGCGAAAAAGATGTTAAAGTTAAATTTCTTAACATTCCGATAAACTAGGGTTTGTAGGATTTAGCTTCATTTGCATCGAATTTAAACTCAAAAACAAACAAATTAAAAGAAATGAGGAAATTACTAGCATTAGCGTTGTTTTTAACATCAGCTACAATTTTTGCTCAGGGGGTAACAACATCTTCCCTAAACGGGAGGGTTTTGGACAATAATAATGCACCCCTACCTGGCGCCAATGTTATTGCGGTTCACGAACCTTCCGGTACCCAGTACGGAGCAATGACAGATTTTGAAGGTTATTATCGTATATCAAATATGCGTGTTGGAGGTCCTTACACAGTTACAATTTCATTTGTTGGATTTGAAAATTATGTAGCTAATAACTTAAATTTACAATTGGGTGATTCTAGAAGAATTAATGCTTCTCTAAATGAGTCTTCTAATGAATTGCAGGAAGTAGTTATTACTGGTAGTCAAAATAGTGTTTTTGATTCTGGAAAAACAGGTGCTGAGACTAAAGTGACTCAAAAACAAGTTAATACATTGCCTTCTATTTCGAGAAATATTGCAGATTTTGCCAGGTTAACCCCTCAAGCACAGGTTACCGGTGATGATGTAATTTCTATAAGTGGGCAAAATAATCGCTACAATGCAATTTTTATTGATGGAGCTGTTAATAACGATGTATTTGGATTAGCTGGTAGTGGAACAAATGGAGGACAAACAGGCGTAAGTCCGATTTCATTAGATGCAATTGAATCTTTTCAAATTAACGTAGCTCCTTTTGATGTAAGACAATCTGGTTTTGCAGGGGGTAGTATTAACGCGATTACCAAATCGGGTACCAATAATTTCGAAGGCTCGGTTTAT contains the following coding sequences:
- the pgi gene encoding glucose-6-phosphate isomerase; this encodes MKNINPTHTTAWKKLEKHFNEIQEQQLKEQFKKDPERASKFTIAWEDFYLDYSKNRITTETRDLLLELAQECDLQSAITAYFKGDAINKTENRAVLHTALRAPADAKINYEGENVVPEVQEVKEKIRKFSEKIISGEKKGYTGKAFTDVVNIGIGGSDLGPVMVTESLQYYQNHLKVHYVSNVDGDHVNETIKTLNPETTLFLVVSKTFTTQETLSNATTLRNWFRKTAPREAVAEHFAAVSSNLKNVEEFGIAIENVFPMWDWVGGRFSLWSAVGLSVSLAVGYNNFEALLTGAQKMDEHFKTSDFKENIPVQLALLSIWYNNFYKAESEAVIPYTQYLHRLPAYLQQAIMESNGKSVDRNGEKVNYQTGTLIWGEPGTNSQHAFFQLIHQGTKLIPADFIGFKKSLHQDEDHHNKLMANFFAQTEALLQGKSKAEVQQELEAQGLSKEAVEKLLPFKIFEGNKPTNTLLIDKLSPESLGKVIAMYEHKIFVQGVIWNIFSYDQWGVELGKQLASKILNEIENKAVDNHDSSTKNLLKFFLK
- a CDS encoding peptidoglycan DD-metalloendopeptidase family protein, which codes for MRKFSFLLVMLLAFTACEDDAKETALNEDKVEKKAPKPVKKEFGFILDEYEVVDGTVESGDSFGYILDQHGVDRGKIYQISEKVKDTFNPARITAGKKYKILKAKDSANTPQFFIYQNDKINYTVLGIGDSISVDRKRKPVSIKRREVSGVVSSSLSEAMLAQGLSNLLVYELSDIYQWSIDFFKLQKGDQFKMIYSEKYIDDTIFAGIENVEAAVFKHGDRPYYAFEYLTDSLTGQPSFYDEEAKALQSFFLKAPLNYSRISSRYTKRRFHPVQKRWKAHLGTDYAASHGTPIVSTADGTVIASTYTSANGNYVKVRHNDKYTTQYLHMSKRNVRNGQRVKQGDVIGYVGSTGLATGPHVCYRFWVHGKQVDPYRQNLPTAKHIEPEHKEKYFAAIEDLKVSLDKIPYKEF
- a CDS encoding tryptophan 2,3-dioxygenase family protein, which produces MEIKPEIAERIFALEEKFKNSGQDLASYLDGLLHDRYLTYWDYLSIDTLLSLQKTLTHFPDEKIFISYHQITEIYFKLIIHEQKQIIEAESPDVDFLLEKYNRLNRYFRILIDSFDVMIKGMERDQFLKFRMSLLPASGFQSAQFRMIEIYATPLENLVSYKIRDQFSEKNKLEDLYENIYWKKGGIDLKTGEKTLTLRQFEKRYTPRFLRIASEYKGKTLFHKYRELPDSIKNNKFLKEALRNFDANVNINWPLMHMGAAYRYLNKDKESIAATGGTNWKEFLPPGFQKNSFFPYLWSEEELENWGQEWVNHKFNTEKKIAKN